DNA sequence from the Callospermophilus lateralis isolate mCalLat2 chromosome 2, mCalLat2.hap1, whole genome shotgun sequence genome:
AACATCTATGAAATATGGTGCTGAGAGGTCAGATCTTAGGGTGTGGCACCCTGAGCAGTGCTGTGTATACCAGGCCCAGGCCCACCTAGAGCCAGGGCCACAGAACTGTTATTGTCATATTAACCACAGGGGCGGGTCACAGCCCAGGGCCAGTGATCTCCTGGATCTCAAATATCCATGTGGATCAGAAGAGAaaaattcctttttatttattctgttcCCTGCCCTGCGGCCTCCCTCCCCAGTGGGACATTTAAACTACACCTTGGCCTCTGTAGCTGAAACTTGAAGGGAAATCCAAGAAGATAGTGCTTGGCCTTGAACCTGAGGGCTCTGACCTGTTCACACAGAATTCAGAACCTTACCCAAGAGGGAGGCAGATGCAGTTTACCTCCACTACCCTGATTCATTTAGCTGGGCTGTGGAGGAAGAAAGAGGGCTGCTGCCTCCCCACCGACCTGCTGTCCTGTGACCCAGGGAAACTGCAGAGGGCATCTGCTTAGCAGGTTCTGTCTCCACAGGCACCACTTCGAAATCGGGCAATGCCCCCATCCTCAAGTGTCCCACACAGTTCCCACTCATCCTCTGGCATCCTTATGCACGTCACTACTACTTCTGCATGATGACAGAAGCTGAGCAGGACAAGTGGCAGGCTGTGATGCAGGACTGTGTCCGGCACTGCAACAATGGTGAGATGGGCAGTGCTTGTTTATGTGCTGAGTGGCGACACCTGGTGGCTGAGTGTGGTGTGGCATCCCAGCTCTATGTGCCATCCCAATTTTCCTTCTGGGATTGTAAGAAAATGTTTTGATTATTGCTCTTTATCTTCCTTGATGAAAACACTTCTGTGTTGTTCCATCATGTGGgggatatgaaaaaaaattaggagATTGTTCATACAAGTGTGATTGCTGAGTCCTCAGACCCTGGATCACAAAATCACATCCTGATTCTACCACTTTCTAGCAATATGACCTTAGGCGAATGACTTCCCTCTTGGATCCTCTATAAAATGGGAGTGATAATCCCTCATGTGTCTTAGGGGGTTTGTAGGGATTCACAGTGAGAGTCCACCCTGCTTGGTTAAGATTTTTCTTATTACATCATCTCCCTCCTGACCACCAACATGCAAGGTGATCCGGGCACACCACTTCCTCCCCTTCTGTAAACTTGTGTGGGGACCCTTCCAGCTCATTTATTGACACTTGTGTCTACTCTGAGGATGCAGCAAGGGAGCGAGGCGTGTTGCCTGGTGTCGTGTTCCTGCTGACTGTCTGGAGGGGGAGACAGATGTTAAACAGATGAGCCACCAGGGTGATGAGTCAGCTGTGTTGGGTGCTGGGGGTGGTGGGAGCCACCAGGAAGCCTTGTGCATGGATTGGGGGAGGTGCTGGCCCTGAGACTTGGGGGGTGTCagtcagggcagcctccatcgtGGCAATGATGGCTGAGACTGAATAGTCACAGGGTTGGAGGGGCAGCACGGAGGGAGACAGAGCAGGAGCTGAACAGAGGAGGAACTCCCAGGCCCTGAACTTGGGGGAACCTGCAGTGGACCGAAGTGAGTGCTCTGGGTTCAAGTCTGGAAGGGCCCTGTAGGGctcttgtgtgagtgtgtgtgtgtgagtgtgtgagtgtgtgttagtactggggattgaatcgagGGGCACTTTACTGAGTCCTAGTCCtttatatcttttattttgagacagggtctccctaagttgcccaggctggccttgggcaacttgccaccctcctgcttcagcctcctgagttgctgggattataggcctctaCCACTGCTCCTGGCTGGCCTTATAGGGCTCAAGGGATTAAATCAAAAAGGTTCCCCGGTACCAAGAAAAAAGTCTAGGATTGTCTCTCATGGTGGGGTGGGGGGTCAAGTGCCTCTGTGGGAGGAACCCTGACCTGCACCCTGAACTTCTTCCTGGTGATCTTGCCCCAGGAAAGCAGAGGGAGAATGCTGCGCTTCCCCTGCCCTGGGCACAGCTCTGTGCCCTGGGAAGGGACTGTGTGGGCCCCTGGGTGGAACCCAGCACACCCGCCCCCTTCAGAACCGCCTCTGCCCCGCCTGGATGCAGCCAGGCCAACTCCTGCCACCTGGGCTGGGCCCTGCCCTGCTGCCACAAAGGGCCTCCTGTTCCCAGGTCCCTGGGGCAGGGTTCTGGCCcagactctggctgcctggcctGGGAcagcctccccctcccccagcctcTCCAGGGCTGTTGGCCGACCTAGTCTGTTTGGGTGGGTGACCCTAGGCCACGTGGTGGAAAGGGTAGGGACCCAACATGGGGGGAGAGCCATCATTCAGTCCCCAGGTGTACAGTAGGGGTGATAAGGCTCAGAGGAGAGTGGGTGAGCTGGTTCTGGCAGAGCTCTTGGCCGGGAGCCTGGCAGGGAGCACTCAGCCGGAGGCCTGCAGAGCCCGGTGGGCCTGGCGTGCCTTGGGCAGGAGGGGGGCCAGGGAAGGAGGGGGCAGCCTGACGAAGGGTGGCCTGGCTGGGCTGGCCCCCTCACCCCAGGGCGAGAGCTGCAAGGCAGGTTCCAGACACGGTTCTTTGCTCCACCCTGAGGACTGTGAGAAAGTTCTCTGCTTCTTCCCTCTTGGAGGCTGGGCCTGGAATTTGTGGAGTCTGGAACTGCTCCCTCCTGGGGCTGCCAGGAAgtggggggtgggtggggaagTAGGCTAAGCTGGGTGGCCGCCAGCTCGTTCTAGGGCCCCCCTCACATCCTGCATTCCTGGAGCAGCGGGGGAGGGGGGCGGGGGTGGCAGGAGGCGCTGGGGCACTGGCTGTGGAGTCCTCTGTGAGCCCCGAGTGCAGAGGTCAGGCCTCTTCCTGTCTGAGGTctccctcctgctcctcctgctgcccAGGGCTGAGgaatgcagtttcccttctccaGAGGCTTCTGGTTCCGCCCCTACCAGGGGGTTGTGGGCTCCAGCCTGTTCTGCCATTCCCGCTGCGTGTCCTGAGGCAGTCTTGGTGTCTTCCCTCTGGGCTTGGAGGGTTAATGAGCTGGTGTGCTGGCGTCTCCCCAGGCCTGGTCTCTTGCTTTCCCAGGGTTGCCATAACCAAATTGCCAAGATGGGGCTGGCATGGAAATGCCGTTTTCTCCCAGCTCTGGAGGCCGAACATCTGGGTCAGGGTGTCAGCAGAGTTGTCCCTCTGGGcacatatttttttgttttgttttgtttttcatgtatttttgctGGGTTCCGGGGCTTGgcatatgccaggcgagcgctctgccactgagctaccccccacccctttttagtttattttgagacagggtctctccaagttgctgaggctggccctaaGCTCCTGGGCTCACGTGAttttcctacctcagtctcccaagtagctgggacggtGACAGGCACACACCACTGTGCCAAGCCATGGTTTTCTTGTTTTAAGAAACTTCCCCTTGTTAAGGATCAGCCTTTGGGTGGGGTCTCACCCTAATCCTCCAATTTAGCATCTCTGTAGGGCCCTGTGTCCAACACAGGGCCCTGGGGCCCTGAGGGCTAGGGCTTTAACATGTGATCTTGTTTGGGGGACACACAGGAAGAGCCCAGGACAGGTGATCCCCCAAGCTTGTCAAACTCAGGTGCGGGCTGTGTGGAACAGAGGGAGTGCCCAGAGTCAGCGGCTCCTGTTTGGCTGGCCAGGGCCTGAGGGCCTCACCAAGCCTCCCTCCTGCTCCCTGCCCCTTCCTCACCCTTTCCCCCCTGGGAAGCCACCCAGCAGGACCCCATGCAGCTCGGAAAATGTGAGTCCCTGGTGTGGAGGGGCTGCTCTGCACTGCCCGGTTTTCCAGGCAAAGCCAGTCCCTGGGGGTCAGCTGGGACAACCCCGCCTGCTCCCAGCATGTCCTCCTGATGTGGGTCCCGTCTGCTCGGCGGGGAGGGGCTGGGCCTGGGTTTCCCGGTGCCCAGCTACGTCCAGCTCCACCCCTGGGTCCCGAGGCTGGTCCCGAGGTGTGGGGAGAGCAGGGGTCCACAGCAGAGCGGGGCTTTTTCTCTGCGGGGGTGACTAACCCTGTAGTCACTGCCGTGGGCACTGGGTTCTGAGCCATAGGCTGCCTTTTCCCCTTCCTTGGGCTCTGGGGACATTGTGGTCAAAGGCACGTGGCCAGGGGAGACCGCCCTGCGTGGCTCCGTGCGTTCTAACCACGTTCGTCCTCGGTCAGATTTTGTAACTTCCTGCTGCCAGGCTTCTCACAGACAGCAGTGTCCTGTGGAGGCCCTGACCGGCCCCCTCGGCTCTCACAGCTTGAGCCTGTCCCCACACTGACCCAGGGAGTCCCCAGTGGGTATGTGAGGCCAGGTCAGGGTCATCGTTCCTATTGTTCAGAAGAGGAAACAGAGGCCCCTCTGGGTTGGGTGACCTAGAGCGAGCCTCAGCCAGCcacttgtctgtctgtctgtcaggCCGTTGGCCCCGGCTGCTCTCCTTCCTTTAGGGGTCGTCGATGGCTGCCCTCATGTTGGGCCGCAGGGTCGAGTATCTGGGTGGCTCTCCTGGGAGAGGGTGGCTCCTAGTCCTGCCTCTCCTGTCCTGCTGATGCTGAGCCGGTGGCTTGACCTCGGAGCCGGCCCGACTTTTTCTGTGACATAGACCCAGTGGCAGTGCCCAGTTCCGGGGCCTTGGGGATAAGGGTGCAGGGGCACCACTGGGCTGCTTGTCCTGTCACAACAGCTGCTGCCAGGGTGTCACGTGTCCCTCATGACACGCATGCCATGTTGGGGGGGGTCTGGTCAGTCAGCTGGTTCTGGTGGAGACCACTGGTGACCTCTGTCCTCCTCTCTGGGCAGGGATCCCGGAGGACTCCAAGGTGGAGGGCCCTGCGTTCACGGATGCCATCCGCATGTACCGCCAGTCGAAGGAGCTGTATGGCACCTGGGAGATGCTGTGTGGGAACGAGGTGCAGGTGAGGACAGAGGGCCTGCGGAAGTCACCCTGGGGCCAGGAGGGTGGGGCTGGAGCAGAGAGGGAGGCTCTGGGGACTGTAGGTTCGGAAAGAGACGCAGCTCAGAGTTGGACAAGTGGGGGCCGGTGAAGTAGGGgtattgttgttttatttttttgagacaagttctcacaagttgccctggctggccttgaactcacgattctcctgcctcagcctcccaaatagctgaaattacaggtgtgtgccaccgcgccTGGCTGTGATACTTGTTATCTACTGATCACCTCCTTGGACCTGGTGTTGGGGTGCAGCTGTGAGCAGGAAGGATGCAGCCCCAGCCCTCGGGAGAAACTGGCATTCCACACACCCACGCACACACTTGCATGTTCAGGCAAAACGGGAAGGGAGAGCAGTATTCAAGGTGGGGAgcagcatgtgcaaaggcccgGAGGTGGGACCCCTGATCCTGAGGACCCTGCAGGGCACCCTGCAGACAGGTCCAACCAGTGGGGACGATGCTCAGGAGCTAGGGCAGTTGGTGGCATGGAGCAAAGCCAAGCTAGAGGCAGGGGCTGGAGTGGCCAAGAGGAAACTATGTGGGTGCTCCAGCCCTGCCCCGCCTTCTGCCTCTTGGTCCCAGATCCTGAGCAACCTGGTAATGGAGGAGCTGGGCCCCGAGCTGAAGGCAGAGCTCTCCCCGCGGCTGAGGGGAAAGCCCCAGGAGCGGCAGCGGCAGTGGATCCAGGTGGGTGGCCGGGACCCTGAGGCGGGGTGGGGACAACAGCTGGCCTGTGCCCCCGGCCAGTGCTGACGCCCCTTGTGCCACAGATCTCCGACGCCGTGTACCGCATGGTGTACGAGCAGGCGGAGGCACGCTTCCAGGGCGTGCTGTCCAAGCTGCAGCTGGCCCGGCCGGCCATGGAGGCCGTCATCCGCACCGACATGGACCAGATCATCACCTCCAAGGAGCACCTGGCCAGCAAGATCCGAGGTGGGCAGCCGGCCGTGCTGCGGCCACAGCGGAGACCTCGGGCCTCCCCCGCCGACCACGCTTCCCTTCCTGCTGCATGATCCTGCGTCGCTCGTGGATCGTCTGTGGCCCCTCCGGTCCCTCCAAGTCGTCATTTGGGGCAGTTATTTCTGTAAACCCAGGTCCTGAAGGccgagggttttttgttttttttttggtaccgggattgagcccagggctgcttagccactgagccacgtccctggcccttttttgtattttatttagaaacagggtctctgaGACCCTAGGGCCATCCAGAGCCCTCAGGgcctagcctcctgagctgctggggtccAGGCGTGTGCCACGTGCCTGGCAAAGGTTGGGATTTTCGTGCAGCCTTCGTCACCCTGGCTGACCTGGGTTTCTGTCCTGGCCCATCAGCCGGCGTGGCTTCGCCTCTGTGACATTTACTCTCCAGGGCAGTTCAAGCTCCTCTCTGTTCCCAGGTGGGAGTCTGTTCCTGTCTGTCCCCAGCACGTCCACTGAGTGCTGTCAGTTCCCTGCAGGTCACCCTCCCCAGCTGCATTCACAGGGAGCTGGATGAGACACCCAGAGTTGACACTAGCCAGCGGGGGGTGGTACCAAGTCCCCCCTGGGTGAAGACGCTGGCTCAGAGCGCCCTAGAGAGCCCTCATCCCGGGGCCAGGCTGCGCTGTCCGGGGCAGGTTgccgtctttctttctttctgataaACCCGGATGCTTCCCAAATTCGGGTGTCGACTTTGCACAGGGCCACGCTGCTCTGTGCCCCTCCGGGTAGTATGTGTGCCCAGGAGCACTTGTTCTGTTTTTCTAGAGTCACCAGATCCCCCAAGATAGCCCTTCCCCTCTGCTGCTGCAGGCGAAGACCCCCGGGCCGGTCAGCGCTGCCGGCTCTCATCCCCGAGGCCTCCTGTCCTCACTGCGTGGCCTTTTCCCTTATCAGCTCCTTCTCTGGAGCCCTGGAGCTTGTGGCCACCACTAGTGGTTTTCTGTAAAGAGAACGCCCCTGGCTTCCGGGTTCGGGGACAGCTGGAGGCGCTCGAGTGCCCCCAGGGCGGGAGCCTCCGCTGACCAGCTCCCCGTGCCCGCAGCCTTCATCCTCCCCAAGGCCGAGGTGTGTGTCCGGAACCACGTCCAGCCCTACATCCCGTCCATACTGGAGGCCCTGATGGTGCCCACCAGCCAGGGCTTCACTGAGGTGCGCGACGTCTTCTTCAAGGAGGTCACCGACATGAACCTGAATGTCATCAACGAGGGCGGCATCGACAAGCTGGGCGAGGTGAGGCCTGGCTCTCCCAGGGGCTCGCCATGTGGCCCGGCGCGGGCTGCCCTCCTCTCAGGCTCAGTCTCTAGACACCGAGCCGCTGGAGACCAGGGGCGGGCCACCAGGACACAGTTGTCACAGGTCCTGGTGGGGGCCAGCAGTTAGCGGAGAGAGGGACACTGACCCCTGCCGGCAGCTCCAGGTGTGAGCCACGCCAGAGCCAGATCCTCACCCTCCGTGCGCCGGCCACCTCCGCCGGCCCCAGGGCTCTGGTCTGGGCGGGCGTCTCCCTGGGTGTCTGGCTGCTGGAGTCCACGCCCCCGGAGGTGCGGCCAGAGCCGGCCTCGTGTCCCGGCCGCATCCTCCACATCCCAAACGCGGGGCCCCGGGGATCATGATCAGGATTTGAGAACCAGAAAGGACCTTAGCTCAATTTTGGAGCTGAAGactctgaggctcagagagggtgagcgaccgCCGAGGGTCACCCAGAAGGGGTGAGCGGGCTGGCAGCCCCGCGCGCTAGGCTCCGCTTCCTGGCCTTCAGCTCCTCCTCCTTCGTGCCCTGGGCGCCGGGTTGGCACCCCCAGGAGGCTGTTCTGGCCGCCTGCGCCTGGCCCCGTGTCCCACACGCCCCGCCTCCCTGCAGTACATGGAGAAGCTGTCCCAGCTGGCCTACCACCCCCTGAAGATGCAGAGCTGCTACGAGAAGATGGAGCCGCTGCGGCTGGATGGGCTGCAGCAGCGTTTCGACGTGTCCAGCACCTCCGTGTTCAAGCAGAGAGCCCAGATCCACATGCGAGAGGTGGGCCCCCGGCTGCTGCCCCCAGCCCAGCCTGCACCGggttcaccccccccccccctgcTCGCCGCCGCTCCCTCCGCCTCTTTTCTTGGTCAGAGTGTCCTCCTGTGCCTGTGCCTGTGCCTGGGCGCCAGTCAGCTGTCTCCCCTTCCTCCGGGCAGCCCTCCTccatcccctccctccccctgctTCCTGCTCTCAGGACAGGGACTGGCCCCAGGGCCCGTCTCCGTGGCAGGGGCAGGACAGTCCCAGTGAACGCGTGGGCAGGTCTAGAGCTGGCAGGCCCGGGAGGGGGCTGGCTGAGGAGCCAGCGCCCTCAGGAAGGGGCTGAGGTCACTCTGGTGTGCCCGCAGCAAATGGACAACGCGGTGTACACCTTCGAGACCCTCCTGCACCAGGAGCTGGGGAAGGGGCCCACCAAGGAGGAGCTGTGCAAGTCCATCCAGAGGATCCTGGAGCGCGTGCTGAAGGTGAGCGCGCTGCTGCCCTGGGGGGCGCCCTGATGGCCCAGCGGGGGACTGCCCCCACCGGGCTGGCGGAGCCTCCCACCCAGAGCCCCCCCCCACTCCTCCCTGCAGAAATACGACTACGACAGCAGCTCTGTGCGGAAGAGGTTCTTCCGGGAGGCGCTGCTGCAGGTCACCATCCCCTTCCTACTCAAGAAGCTGGCACCCACCTGCAAGTCGGTGAGTTCCCGCCCAGCCTCGCCTGCCCCTCGCCCTTGGCCGTCCTGACCCGTCTCTGCCCACCCGCCCGCAGGAGCTGCCACGCTTCCAGGAGCTGATCTTCGAGGACTTCGCCAGGTTCATCCTGGTGGAGAACACGTACGAGGAGGTGGTGCTGCAGACGGTCGTGAAGGACATCCTACAGGGTGAGCCCGGGCTCTTGACACTAGGTGCAGGGAAAGGCTTGAGCCCCCGCCTTGGGTGGGCCTGCCCACTGGTAGCTGTGTGGCTCCAGGAGGGTAGCGCTTCCTCTCTGGGCCTCACATATCCCCTGCTGGGAGGGTCAGGGGAGGGACATGGTGGTTGCCAGCCAGGGTCCCAGCTTTGCTACTTCAGCCACCAATGAAGCCtggactgagtcacatcccagtcaCAGACCCTGACAGAGGCTGAAGCCGGTCCCCTGTGGGCACGGGTCCCTGTGCTGAGCGTCTGTCGCTCCCCTTGTGTCCCCTAGCTGTGAAGGAGGCCGCGGTGCAGCGGAAGCACAACCTGTACCGGGACAGCATGGTCATGCACAACAGTGACCCCAACCTGCACCTGCTGGCTGAGGGCGCGCCCATCGACTGGGGGGAGGAGTATGGAGACAGTGGTGGTGACAGGGGCGAGGGCAGCTGCAGCCCTGGCTCCCCGGAAGCTGCCACCCTCTCGGAAAAGCGACGGCGTGCCAAGCAGG
Encoded proteins:
- the Niban2 gene encoding protein Niban 2, translated to MGDVLSTHLDDARRQHIAEKTGRILTEFLRFYEDQYGVALFNSMRHEIEGTGLPQAQLLWRKVPLEERIIFSGNLFQYQEDNKKWRNRFSLVPHNYGLVLYENKVAYERQVPPRAVINSAGYKILTSVDQYLELVGNSLPGTTSKSGNAPILKCPTQFPLILWHPYARHYYFCMMTEAEQDKWQAVMQDCVRHCNNGIPEDSKVEGPAFTDAIRMYRQSKELYGTWEMLCGNEVQILSNLVMEELGPELKAELSPRLRGKPQERQRQWIQISDAVYRMVYEQAEARFQGVLSKLQLARPAMEAVIRTDMDQIITSKEHLASKIRAFILPKAEVCVRNHVQPYIPSILEALMVPTSQGFTEVRDVFFKEVTDMNLNVINEGGIDKLGEYMEKLSQLAYHPLKMQSCYEKMEPLRLDGLQQRFDVSSTSVFKQRAQIHMREQMDNAVYTFETLLHQELGKGPTKEELCKSIQRILERVLKKYDYDSSSVRKRFFREALLQVTIPFLLKKLAPTCKSELPRFQELIFEDFARFILVENTYEEVVLQTVVKDILQAVKEAAVQRKHNLYRDSMVMHNSDPNLHLLAEGAPIDWGEEYGDSGGDRGEGSCSPGSPEAATLSEKRRRAKQVMSVVQDEDTGLPFQAGSEPPSPASPDSVTEVRSLLSQDLRAESPPPESSLLNGDPAQESPQPTVAPRASSPPASPAQHLPPGKAVDLEPPKPSDQETGEQVSSPSGCPRIHTTTEDGLGMQTEF